A part of Aegilops tauschii subsp. strangulata cultivar AL8/78 chromosome 2, Aet v6.0, whole genome shotgun sequence genomic DNA contains:
- the LOC109764363 gene encoding uncharacterized protein encodes MQQLRLITNMRAHNDTWFADYLLRVGNGTEEVDDQGNILLPEDICLPSTGEVNDLEKLIDHVFPSLDDNMSDSNYMTSRAILSTTNDNVDKIKIRMIERFHGDEVIYHSFDSAEDDPYGYYAQEFLNGLTPNGLPPHALKLKLNCPVILLRNIDPANGLCNGTRLVVRGFERNAIDAEIVIGQHAGRRVFLPRIPLCPSEKDMFPFKFKRKQFPIRISFAMTINKAQGQTIPIVGVYLPNHVFSHGQLYVALSRATVKRNIKILIQKEKPKEKANKQKDNPKKRKRPTVSLRRRSRTSSTRKSLQAEFRS; translated from the coding sequence ATGCAGCAGCTTCGGCTCATCACCAACATGAGGGCTCATAATGACACGTGGTTTGCAGATTACTTGCTAAGGGTCGGCAATGGCACTGAGGAAGTCGACGATCAAGGCAACATACTACTCCCTGAAGACATTTGTCTGCCGTCTACAGGCGAGGTTAACGACCTGGAGAAGCTTATTGACCACGTGTTTCCGAGTCTAGATGACAACATGTCTGATTCGAATTACATGACATCTCGCGCAATCCTTTCCACGACAAACGACAATGTCGACAAGATAAAAATCCGCATGATAGAGCGTTTTCATGGAGATGAAGTAATCTACCATAGCTTTGACAGTGCGGAGGACGACCCATATGGCTACTACGCTCAGGAGTTTCTGAATGGATTGACTCCTAACGGTCTTCCTCCGCATGCACTCAAGCTAAAGCTGAACTGCCCTGTCATACTTCTAAGGAACATTGATCCAGCTAATGGACTGTGTAACGGCACTAGGCTTGTTGTTAGAGGTTTTGAGAGGAACGCCATTGATGCAGAAATCGTGATTGGACAACACGCTGGCAGGAGGGTCTTCCTTCCTCGAATACCTCTCTGCCCATCTGAAAAAGACATGTTTCCGTTCAAGTTTAAAAGGAAGCAATTTCCTATAAGGATTAGCTTTGCTATGACCATTAACAAGGCTCAAGGGCAGACCATCCCGATTGTTGGTGTCTACCTACCCAATCACGTGTTCTCTCATGGTCAGCTCTATGTTGCTCTGTCTCGAGCCACCGTGAAAAGAAATATAAAGATACTCATTCAGAAGGAGAAGCCGAAGGAGAAGGCAAACAAGCAAAAGGACAATCCAAAGAAGCGAAAAAGACCGACCGTGTCCTTACGACGTCGATCAAGAACATCGTCTACAAGGAAGTCCTTACAGGCTGAATTCCGATCTTAA
- the LOC109764361 gene encoding uncharacterized protein encodes MRAFLTAKCVAVLKKGVIDDEYNPNTMPVSEHFDDIYATEPVLTSVENVEEYNASIIPIADNVDDTSTTELDGSKLLRIDDAHDSSLSALSNITLNFGTPLAQHGNGQEPLKFRMLESFENNKHNTTNLQAENEEDTTCEQKAMGSVFFERKKSADQAREQFNAQKRAAYRKKKDEDMVRLQKENQPSLPKTGSDNDSMDDESEATMTGGNPSEIDPFDFVYSNIPDNTHILKLAANCEHCKARKFESETDGFCCRNGQIELKQPEPVPELMRLWSSMDADSRHFRENIWFFNGHFAFTTLGVGLDENYTNMKFGVYTFRAHGTIYHNVHSFGPSSRPEHLQLYFYDDDPNLNHRKAATNQLDQDVVKMLVDILKENPYSQQFRSLGAHKDNLDDYRIDLNTDKRLDQRRYNRPLSTEVAAIWVEGSDLAKRFDRRITLCGNNNERHSIRVTSGAYDPLSYPLFYPRGKLGWHPKLPKRNVPWEVVQHPQLGHDDEEDAEGNSRLCVSVRDYYCYMLQTRPAIFNPILCGARLLQQWAVDMYIKIESCRLRWYRKNQTQIRADLYKGVVDAITSGETRVSAVGTRIVLPGTYPGGDRDMKKRHMDAMAIVHTYGKPDIFLTMTCNPKWEEITNELLPGQTAQDRPDIVARVFYGKLEAMKYMLFKKHILGVVVAYVYVVEFQKRGLPHAHFLLIMDSTYKLVVPEQYDRLISAELPNKQKYPELHALVVKHMMQGPCGALNPKNVCMQDNECKCRYPRPFNENTAQGKDSYPVYRRRDDGSCAKVRGKMLDNRWVVPYNPYLLRMFNCHINVEVCSSIKAVKYLYKYIYKGHDKASFSIDQPDADGNIDEIKRYVDARWVTPPEAMWRIFGFPLCANYPPVLQLPLHLPNMHRVAFNAQADLKNVVASENASKSMLTEYFKANQEHPRARHILYKDFPGSFTWQKKKKFWKPRVERFQIGRIVSANPAEGEQYYLRVLLNHVTGKTSFDDLLTVDGVLCGSFRDAAERLGLIEADNTLDDCLTEAEQWAMPCSLRRLFATILVHCEPGAMRGLWDRHLEPMSDDYCRTRTSPNEVEQMVLLDIRGML; translated from the exons ATGCGTGCTTTTCTGACAGCGAAATGTGTTGCAGTCCTTAAGAAAGGGGTAATTGATGATGAGTACAACCCAAACACCATGCCCGTATCTGAACATTTTGACGATATTTACGCGACGGAACCAG TCCTTACGAGCgttgaaaatgttgaagaatacaATGCAAGCATCATACCCATAGCCGATAATGTTGACGATACTTCCACAACAGAACTAG ATGGTTCTAAATTGCTACGTATTGATGATGCTCATGATTCTTCGTTGTCCGCTCTGAGTAATATAACACTGAATTTTGGCACACCTTTAGCGCAACATGGAAATG GGCAAGAACCTTTGAAATTCAGGATGCTTGAGTCTTTTGAAAACAATAAGCATAATACGACTAACCTACAGGCTGAAAATGAAG AGGACACAACTTGCGAGCAGAAGGCAATGGGATCTGTATTTTTTGAACGGAAGAAATCCGCTGATCAAGCTAGGGAACAGTTCAATGCACAGAAGCGCGCAGCTTATCGGAAGAAAAAAGATGAGGATATGGTCAGGTTACAAAAGGAGAATCAGCCTTCCCTTCCAAAGACTG GATCCGATAATGACAGCATGGATGATGAGAGCGAAGCAACCATGACTGGTGGTAATCCTAGCGAGATTGATCCATTTGACTTTGTCTACTCAAACATTCCAGACAACACTCACATCCTGAAACTCGCCGCAAACTGTGAACACTGCAAGGCCAGAAAATTTGAGTCTGAGACTGACGGGTTCTGCTGTCGCAATGGCCAGATCGAACTTAAGCAACCGGAACCAGTCCCAGAGTTGATGAGGCTATGGTCCAGCATGGATGCAGATTCTAGACATTTTCGGGAGAACATATGGTTCTTCAACGGGCATTTTGCCTTCACAACCCTTGGCGTCGGCCTTGATGAAAACTACACAAACATGAAGTTTGGGGTGTACACATTCCGGGCACACGGCACCATCTACCACAATGTGCATTCGTTCGGGCCTAGCTCCCGTCCTGAACATCTGCAGTTGTACTTCTATGATGACGACCCAAACCTTAATCATCGTAAGGCGGCGACCAATCAATTAGACCAGGATGTCGTGAAGATGTTAGTAGACATACTCAAAGAAAACCCATACTCCCAGCAATTTAGGAGTTTGGGTGCACACAAGGACAACCTCGATGATTATAGGATAGACCTAAACACCGATAAGAGGCTTGACCAAAGAAGATATAATAGACCGCTGTCAACTGAGGTTGCTGCAATTTGGGTTGAGGGCAGTGACCTAGCCAAAAGGTTTGACAGGAGGATAACACTTTGTGGTAACAACAACGAAAGGCACAGTATACGTGTGACCTCCGGAGCATATGATCCGTTGTCTTATCCCCTATTCTATCCAAGGGGGAAGCTAGGTTGGCACCCAAAGCTACCTAAACGTAATGTTCCATGGGAGGTTGTACAACATCCTCAACTGGGccatgatgatgaggaggatgcaG AGGGGAATAGCAGGTTATGCGTCTCCGTTAGAGACTACTACTGTTACATGCTGCAAACACGGCCTGCGATCTTCAATCCCATACTCTGTGGAGCACGCCTGCTGCAGCAATGGGCGGTCGACATGTACATCAAGATTGAGAGTTGTCGGTTGAGGTGGTACAGGAAGAACCAGACGCAGATTCGTGCCGACTTGTATAAAGGAGTTGTTGATGCGATCACATCGGGGGAGACGAGAGTAAGCGCTGTTGGCACCCGAATAGTTCTCCCTGGAACATACCCTGGTGGCGACCGCGACATGAAGAAGAGGCATATGGATGCCATGGCAATTGTCCATACATACGGGAAGCCTGACATCTTCTTGACCATGACTTGCAACCCTAAATGGGAAGAGATAACAAATGAGTTGCTTCCTGGTCAGACGGCGCAAGACCGACCTGATATTGTGGCTCGCGTGTTCTACGGCAAACTAGAGGCTATGAAATACATGTTGTTCAAGAAGCATATCCTGGGTGTTGTGGTCGCTTACGTTTACGTAGTAGAGTTCCAAAAGAGGGGCCTCCCCCATGCACATTTTCTGTTGATCATGGATTCAACATATAAGCTTGTCGTCCCGGAGCAGTATGACCGACTAATTTCcgcagagctcccaaacaagcaGAAGTATCCGGAATTGCATGCATTGGTGGTAAAACATATGATGCAGGGACCCTGCGGTGCTCTCAACCCGAAGAATGTTTGCATGCAAGATAACGAATGCAAGTGCAGATACCCGCGCCCGTTCAATGAGAACACAGCACAAGGCAAGGACTCATACCCAGTTTATCGGCGTAGAGACGATGGAAGCTGTGCTAAGGTCCGAGGGAAAATGTTGGACAACAGATGGGTTGTGCCTTATAACCCTTACCTTCTGCGGATGTTCAATTGCCACATCAACGTTGAGGTCTGCTCTAGCATAAAGGCCGTCAAATATCTTTACAAGTACATTTACAAGGGCCATGATAAGGCTTCTTTCAGCATCGACCAGCCCGATGCCGATGGTAACATCGATGAGATCAAGAGATACGTTGACGCAAGGTGGGTCACCCCTCCGGAGGCTATGTGGAGGATATTTGGCTTCCCACTTTGCGCCAATTACCCGCCTGTCTTGCAGTTGCCTCTTCATCTCCCAAATATGCACAGGGTTGCATTCAATGCGCAGGCTGACTTGAAGAATGTTGTCGCCTCCGAAAATGCTTCAAAATCCATGTTAACGGAGTATTTCAAGGCTAACCAGGAACACCCTCGGGCTAGGCATATATTGTACAAGGATTTTCCTGGAAGCTTCACGTGGCAGAAGAAAAAGAAGTTTTGGAAGCCTAGGGTCGAGCGTTTTCAAATAGGTCGCATCGTGTCTGCCAATCCTGCCGAGGGGGAGCAATACTACCTGCGTGTGTTGCTAAACCATGTTACGGGCAAAACATCCTTCGACGACTTGCTCACCGTGGACGGCGTGCTATGTGGGAGCTTTAGAGATGCTGCTGAAAGGTTGGGACTCATCGAGGCAGACAACACGCTCGACGACTGTCTTACTGAGGCTGAGCAGTGGGCAATGCCATGTTCTCTTAGGAGGCTCTTCGCAACCATCTTGGTGCACTGCGAGCCAGGCGCCATGCGCGGTTTATGGGATAGGCACCTCGAGCCTATGTCAGATGACTATTGTCGAACACGCACGTCCCCGAACGAGGTGGAGCAGATGGTGTTGCTTGACATTAGGGGTATGTTGTAG